GTTATTAACTCTTTTTAGGTGTTAATATAATGTGTTTTTGTTTTTCATTATATTTTTTATCTGCATCTGCAACTTCAGCAAATTTTTCTGCTATCTCATTTAAAGTATCTATTCCAAGAGTAGCATGCATTCTTTCTCTTCCAAATAAAACTAAAGTTACTTTTACTTTATTTTCTTTAGATAAGAATTTTTCAATTTGCCCCATTTTTGTTTCTAAAT
Above is a window of Fusobacterium varium DNA encoding:
- the infC gene encoding Translation initiation factor IF-3, whose protein sequence is MSANEALELARQEDLDLVEISPTAKPPVCKIMDFGKYRYEQTRKAKEAKKNQKQVVIKEVKVTARIDTHDLETKMGQIEKFLSKENKVKVTLVLFGRERMHATLGIDTLNEIAEKFAEVADADKKYNEKQKHIILTPKKS